A single region of the Nocardioides aquaticus genome encodes:
- a CDS encoding class I adenylate-forming enzyme family protein, with translation MPEAMTERRLAPLAQRRAELEARHPRWEPTTLHGALDTAAERWADRPYVITDDRTFTYAQIQEWSRVLARGLAGLGIGRGDHVGLEMANYPEFVACKFAISRVGGTAVPINFLSRRDELAYVLEQSQAAALIVMARHRELDYLAMLDDLAPGWERHGGGRTLPSLRTVVIFENDRAAGRADALTLAGLEDGPPVDDELPYVDPAATADILYTSGTTGGPKGVQLTHDMLLRTAYGAAYGRGFEDGRRIHFAMPMYHVFGYVEGMLPVLFVGGAIVPHLSFTPVASLDAIEAHGATDMLAIPLMTQAVMDAQRERGADLGSLASLLSSGTATPPGLWDRIDSELACEEVTTGYGMSETTASSTVTRPDDGPEKRRTTNGRLRDVGVAGDPALGGRLVLYRAVGPETGRDLGRGTVGELQAKGPGVTRGYWDKPEATAAAFTDDGWLRTGDLGTIDDEDYVHLVGRVKDCYRCGGEQVVPADVEAVLLEHPGVEQALVVPVPDDRMGEAGAACIVRRDGEYVEPDELVAMAAEKLARFKVPKHVLFVETSEIPLTASGRPRKFLLRELALTRLGLDRSTAP, from the coding sequence ATGCCTGAGGCCATGACCGAGCGCCGGCTCGCGCCGCTCGCACAGCGGCGCGCAGAGCTGGAGGCGCGCCATCCCCGTTGGGAGCCCACGACCCTGCACGGGGCCCTGGACACCGCCGCAGAGCGCTGGGCCGACCGACCCTATGTGATCACCGACGACCGGACCTTCACCTACGCGCAGATCCAGGAGTGGTCGCGTGTCTTGGCCCGGGGCCTGGCGGGCCTGGGCATCGGACGCGGCGATCACGTCGGCTTGGAGATGGCCAACTACCCCGAGTTCGTGGCCTGCAAGTTCGCGATCTCGCGGGTGGGAGGCACCGCCGTCCCGATCAACTTCCTGAGCCGGCGCGACGAGCTGGCCTACGTCCTGGAGCAGTCCCAGGCCGCCGCGCTCATCGTCATGGCGCGCCACCGCGAGCTCGACTACTTGGCGATGCTCGACGACCTCGCGCCCGGTTGGGAGCGCCACGGTGGTGGCAGAACGCTCCCGTCCCTGCGCACCGTCGTCATCTTCGAGAACGACAGAGCCGCAGGCCGCGCCGACGCGTTGACCCTCGCCGGGCTTGAGGACGGCCCGCCCGTCGACGACGAGTTGCCCTACGTGGATCCCGCAGCCACGGCCGACATCCTCTACACCTCCGGCACCACAGGTGGCCCCAAGGGCGTGCAGCTCACCCACGACATGCTCCTGCGGACGGCCTACGGGGCGGCCTACGGACGCGGCTTCGAGGACGGCCGACGCATCCACTTCGCGATGCCTATGTACCACGTCTTCGGTTATGTCGAGGGCATGCTTCCGGTCCTGTTCGTGGGAGGAGCCATCGTCCCTCACCTCTCCTTCACGCCGGTCGCTTCGCTCGACGCGATCGAGGCCCACGGTGCCACCGACATGCTCGCCATTCCCCTGATGACCCAGGCGGTCATGGACGCGCAGCGCGAGCGCGGCGCGGACCTCGGCTCGCTAGCCTCCCTGCTCTCCTCGGGCACAGCGACCCCGCCGGGGCTCTGGGACCGTATCGACTCGGAGCTAGCCTGCGAGGAGGTGACCACCGGGTACGGGATGTCGGAGACCACGGCCTCCTCCACGGTGACCAGGCCCGACGACGGACCAGAGAAGCGCCGCACCACCAACGGTCGGCTGCGGGACGTCGGCGTCGCGGGGGACCCCGCGCTGGGCGGTCGCCTGGTCCTCTACCGTGCTGTCGGCCCCGAGACGGGACGAGACCTGGGTCGCGGCACGGTTGGGGAGCTGCAGGCCAAGGGGCCGGGCGTCACTCGCGGCTACTGGGACAAGCCGGAGGCGACCGCCGCAGCTTTCACCGACGACGGCTGGCTGCGCACCGGTGACCTTGGGACGATTGACGACGAGGACTACGTCCACCTCGTGGGCCGGGTCAAGGACTGCTACCGCTGCGGGGGCGAGCAGGTCGTGCCGGCCGACGTCGAGGCCGTCCTGCTCGAGCACCCGGGGGTCGAGCAGGCGCTCGTGGTCCCCGTGCCAGACGACCGGATGGGCGAGGCGGGTGCCGCCTGCATCGTGCGCCGCGACGGGGAGTACGTGGAGCCCGACGAGCTCGTCGCGATGGCGGCCGAGAAGCTCGCACGCTTCAAGGTGCCCAAGCACGTGCTCTTCGTCGAGACCTCCGAGATCCCCCTCACGGCCAGCGGTCGTCCCCGTAAGTTCCTCCTCCGCGAACTCGCCCTCACGCGGCTCGGCCTGGACCGGTCGACCGCCCCATGA
- a CDS encoding flavin-containing monooxygenase — MSEAGILSASAEVDVVVVGAGFAGLRALHTLRSQGRSVAVLEAGDGIGGVWHWNRYPGARCDIESYDYSYSFSPELEQEWRWTQRYARQPEILSYIEHVADRFDLRRDVHLRRTVTECVWDEERGRWDIRTEGGERWDARFVVWAVGNLSSTKQPTLPGAEDFRGRILHTATWPRDPVDLTGLRVGVIGTGSSGMQSIPILAREAEHVTVFQRTPNYSVPAVHHEISDVRDAEVKASYAERRRRIRQSPSGLGFKPRKESALEVPEAERVEAFEDAWNGAGFGFSLTFRDILVDLEANETAADFVREKIAGLVEDPETRELLTPRGYPFGAKRPVVDDGYFETFNRDDVTLVDIASDPLEGMTPTGLRTESGETHELDVLVFATGFDALTGSLLRPRVVGRDGVTLQEKWASGPVTHLGLGIHGFPNMFVVAGPGSPALLINVLVGIELHVDWIAEMLADMDRRGAREVEVEVAAEAQWVAHVNQRAAQTLYPLARSYYMGDEVPGKPRVFMMYAGGLRNYRKILEECAAEDYAGFAFTRSMSDA; from the coding sequence ATGTCTGAGGCCGGCATCCTCAGCGCCTCCGCCGAGGTCGACGTGGTGGTCGTCGGAGCGGGGTTCGCCGGTCTGCGGGCCCTGCACACGCTGCGCTCGCAGGGCCGCAGCGTCGCCGTCCTCGAGGCCGGCGACGGCATCGGCGGCGTGTGGCACTGGAACCGCTATCCCGGCGCGCGCTGCGACATCGAGAGCTACGACTACTCCTACTCCTTCTCCCCCGAGCTCGAGCAGGAGTGGCGGTGGACCCAGCGCTACGCGCGGCAGCCAGAGATCCTGAGCTACATCGAGCATGTGGCCGACCGGTTCGACCTGCGCCGCGACGTCCACCTGCGCCGCACGGTGACCGAGTGCGTGTGGGACGAGGAGCGCGGTCGGTGGGACATCCGCACCGAGGGCGGCGAGCGCTGGGACGCCAGGTTCGTGGTTTGGGCGGTAGGAAACCTCTCCTCCACCAAGCAGCCGACGCTGCCGGGTGCGGAGGACTTCCGTGGACGCATCCTGCACACGGCCACCTGGCCACGCGACCCTGTGGACCTGACCGGGCTGCGGGTCGGCGTGATCGGCACCGGATCCTCCGGCATGCAGTCCATCCCGATCCTCGCCCGCGAGGCCGAGCACGTCACGGTCTTCCAGCGCACCCCCAACTACAGCGTGCCGGCCGTGCACCACGAGATCAGCGACGTGCGCGACGCCGAGGTCAAGGCCAGCTACGCCGAGAGACGTCGCCGCATCCGGCAGTCGCCCAGCGGTCTGGGCTTCAAGCCGCGCAAGGAATCGGCGCTCGAGGTTCCCGAAGCCGAGCGTGTGGAGGCCTTCGAGGACGCTTGGAACGGCGCCGGCTTCGGCTTCAGCCTGACCTTCCGCGACATCCTGGTCGATCTCGAGGCCAACGAAACCGCCGCCGATTTCGTCCGCGAGAAGATCGCCGGGTTAGTGGAGGACCCCGAGACCCGAGAGCTCCTCACACCCCGCGGCTACCCGTTCGGCGCTAAGCGTCCCGTCGTCGACGACGGCTACTTCGAGACCTTCAACCGCGACGATGTGACGCTGGTTGACATCGCGTCCGACCCGCTGGAGGGAATGACCCCCACCGGGTTACGGACCGAGAGCGGTGAGACCCACGAGCTCGACGTCCTGGTCTTCGCCACCGGCTTCGACGCCCTCACCGGCTCGCTGCTGCGACCGAGGGTGGTCGGTCGCGACGGCGTGACGCTGCAGGAGAAGTGGGCCTCCGGCCCGGTCACCCACCTCGGCCTGGGGATCCACGGGTTCCCCAACATGTTCGTGGTCGCAGGGCCGGGCAGCCCTGCTCTCCTCATCAATGTCTTGGTCGGCATCGAGCTCCACGTCGACTGGATCGCGGAGATGCTGGCTGACATGGACCGGCGCGGAGCGCGCGAGGTCGAGGTCGAGGTGGCGGCCGAGGCCCAGTGGGTGGCTCACGTCAACCAGAGAGCTGCCCAGACGCTCTACCCGCTCGCACGTTCCTACTACATGGGCGACGAGGTGCCCGGGAAGCCCAGAGTGTTCATGATGTACGCCGGAGGCCTGCGCAACTACCGCAAGATCCTCGAGGAGTGTGCCGCCGAGGACTACGCCGGCTTCGCCTTCACCAGGAGCATGAGCGATGCCTGA
- a CDS encoding ABC transporter substrate-binding protein → MGLATSACGGGGASSGDSGISDDQEVTVGISAILSGPAATSGQGMTCTVESYLEAANEEGGVNGYTFNVVSRDHQYDPSRAANIAREFVSEDVFLMLTDGTATMNAALPAIQPRSIPIMATADGAVFTPPEYEAMFGINPDYGREAAGGARFIIDELGETEAAIAYLNSEAGEPAAEAFPAYMEANGGTVVASEAIAATNTDYAAQAQTLKSSGAPVVYSNLLDTGLAALQKASDAIGYSPTWVSWFPAYTPSYLDLAGSLAEDTYISQFATPLTETNDKGVANYLEIMQDACPESLEAQSAQSASSFAAAIIAGVEEATEGDQELTRETFAAALEGAEQAYGLTPSVTWNDETHAGATKSAMYQVRDGDLAAVTDYETLPETE, encoded by the coding sequence ATGGGCCTCGCGACCTCGGCCTGCGGGGGAGGGGGCGCCTCGAGCGGCGACTCGGGGATCTCGGATGACCAGGAGGTCACGGTCGGCATCTCGGCGATCCTGAGCGGTCCCGCCGCGACCTCTGGACAGGGCATGACCTGCACGGTCGAGTCCTACCTCGAGGCGGCCAACGAGGAGGGTGGCGTCAACGGCTACACCTTCAACGTGGTCTCACGTGACCATCAGTACGACCCCAGCCGCGCGGCCAACATCGCCCGCGAGTTCGTCTCCGAGGACGTCTTCTTGATGCTGACAGACGGCACTGCCACCATGAACGCGGCGCTGCCGGCGATCCAGCCTCGCAGCATCCCCATCATGGCCACGGCGGACGGTGCGGTCTTCACGCCGCCCGAGTACGAAGCCATGTTCGGGATCAACCCCGACTATGGGCGCGAGGCCGCGGGCGGGGCGCGATTCATCATCGACGAGCTGGGCGAGACCGAGGCTGCTATCGCGTACCTGAACTCCGAGGCAGGCGAGCCGGCGGCGGAGGCGTTTCCCGCCTACATGGAGGCCAATGGCGGCACCGTCGTGGCGAGCGAGGCCATCGCGGCGACCAACACCGACTACGCGGCCCAGGCGCAGACCCTGAAGTCCTCTGGGGCGCCGGTGGTCTACTCCAACCTGCTGGACACCGGTCTGGCCGCCCTGCAGAAGGCCAGTGACGCCATCGGCTACTCGCCGACGTGGGTCTCGTGGTTCCCGGCCTACACGCCCAGCTATCTCGACCTCGCCGGCAGTCTGGCCGAGGACACCTACATCTCGCAGTTCGCCACCCCGCTGACCGAGACCAACGACAAGGGCGTCGCAAACTACCTCGAGATCATGCAGGACGCCTGCCCCGAGTCGCTGGAGGCGCAGTCGGCGCAGTCCGCGTCGAGCTTCGCCGCCGCAATCATCGCCGGCGTCGAAGAGGCGACCGAAGGCGACCAGGAGCTTACGCGTGAGACCTTCGCGGCAGCGCTCGAGGGTGCCGAGCAGGCTTACGGCCTGACGCCGTCAGTGACGTGGAACGACGAGACACACGCAGGGGCGACGAAGTCGGCCATGTATCAGGTGCGGGACGGTGACCTTGCGGCTGTCACTGACTACGAGACGTTGCCCGAGACCGAGTAG
- a CDS encoding SDR family NAD(P)-dependent oxidoreductase, giving the protein MSGVAVVTGAASGIGAAVVARLERDGWEVVGVDRIEGPGIISADVTSEDQLARAAAGLVGRRVDALVCAAGIWDRDDDRYTSVSDDVWHRTWAVNVTGTMLTLRAFAPLMGEGGSVVTIASMAAVSGIPKRDAYTASKGAVLALSRAWAADLIRLGIRVNTLAPGIVETPMTEHLDGAYASSLPLGRPATAAEVASVVAHLAGPESSYLNGVVIPVDGGLTAVNSLVSVAPRSPMTGGGSHV; this is encoded by the coding sequence ATGAGCGGCGTCGCCGTCGTCACCGGCGCGGCGTCGGGAATCGGCGCCGCCGTCGTCGCCCGGCTGGAGCGCGACGGGTGGGAGGTGGTCGGCGTGGACCGGATCGAGGGCCCGGGCATCATAAGCGCCGACGTCACCAGTGAGGACCAGCTCGCGAGGGCGGCAGCGGGCCTCGTTGGGCGCAGGGTGGACGCTCTCGTGTGCGCGGCCGGAATCTGGGACCGCGACGACGACCGCTACACCTCGGTCTCGGACGACGTCTGGCACCGGACTTGGGCCGTCAACGTCACCGGGACCATGCTCACCCTGCGAGCCTTCGCACCCCTGATGGGTGAGGGCGGGTCTGTCGTGACGATCGCCAGCATGGCCGCCGTCTCCGGCATCCCCAAGCGGGACGCTTACACCGCCTCGAAGGGCGCCGTCCTCGCCCTGAGCCGCGCGTGGGCCGCCGATCTGATCCGGCTCGGGATCCGGGTCAACACGTTGGCGCCGGGCATCGTGGAGACTCCCATGACCGAGCACCTCGACGGCGCCTATGCCTCCAGCCTGCCGCTGGGTCGTCCGGCCACCGCCGCGGAGGTGGCGTCCGTGGTCGCTCACCTCGCCGGGCCGGAGAGCAGCTACCTCAACGGCGTCGTGATCCCCGTCGACGGGGGGCTAACCGCCGTCAACAGTCTGGTCAGCGTCGCGCCGCGGTCCCCGATGACCGGCGGAGGGTCACATGTCTGA
- a CDS encoding ATP-binding cassette domain-containing protein — MHRRRPGPRFRRGRPFREVDLAAFGTRPSESRDWAHVPESGALRLNVGARQRDDGTRPSAAARGRAATRQRRDRARSAMATFGIEQYASVPAGSLPYGVRKLVELSRAFVREPRFMLLDEPVAGLSETETFLGVLVDGLDRLGCGVLLIEHDMPTVRELCERVYVLDTGAVIAEGPFAEVATDPRVVAAYLGADAV, encoded by the coding sequence CTGCATCGCCGGCGGCCTGGCCCCCGATTCCGGCGAGGTCGACCTTTTCGGGAAGTCGATCTCGCGGCTTTCGGCACCCGCCCGAGCGAGTCGCGGGATTGGGCGCACGTTCCAGAATCTGGAGCTCTTCGACTCAATGTCGGTGCTCGACAACGTGATGACGGCACTCGACCGTCCGCTGCGGCGAGGGGGAGGGCGGCGACCAGGCAGCGACGGGATCGGGCCCGGTCCGCGATGGCCACCTTCGGCATTGAGCAGTACGCCTCGGTCCCGGCGGGCTCACTGCCCTACGGCGTGCGCAAGCTGGTGGAGCTGAGCCGGGCCTTCGTCCGCGAACCGCGCTTCATGCTCCTCGACGAACCGGTAGCCGGGCTCAGCGAGACCGAGACCTTCCTCGGCGTGCTCGTCGACGGGCTCGACCGCCTCGGGTGCGGGGTGCTGCTCATCGAGCACGACATGCCGACGGTCAGGGAGCTGTGCGAGCGGGTCTACGTGTTGGACACGGGCGCGGTCATTGCCGAGGGGCCGTTCGCCGAGGTCGCGACGGATCCTCGCGTCGTGGCGGCCTACCTCGGCGCCGACGCCGTCTGA